The following coding sequences lie in one Vicugna pacos chromosome 5, VicPac4, whole genome shotgun sequence genomic window:
- the RPRM gene encoding protein reprimo gives MNPVLGNQTDVVGLFLANSSEALERAVRCCTQASVVTDDGFAEGGPDERSLYIMRVVQIAVMCVLSLTVVFGIFFLGCNLLIKSEGMINFLVKDRRPSKEVEAVIVGPY, from the coding sequence ATGAATCCGGTGCTGGGCAACCAGACCGATGTGGTGGGCCTGTTCCTGGCCAACAGCAGCGAGGCGCTGGAGCGCGCGGTGCGCTGCTGCACCCAGGCGTCCGTGGTGACCGACGACGGCTTCGCGGAGGGGGGCCCGGACGAGCGGAGCCTGTACATCATGCGCGTGGTGCAGATCGCCGTCATGTGCGTGCTCTCGCTCACCGTGGTCTTCGGCATCTTCTTCCTTGGCTGCAACCTCCTCATCAAGTCCGAGGGCATGATCAACTTCCTGGTGAAGGACCGGAGACCGTCTAAAGAGGTGGAGGCGGTGATCGTGGGGCCCTACTGA